In a genomic window of Polycladomyces abyssicola:
- a CDS encoding UDP-N-acetylmuramoyl-tripeptide--D-alanyl-D-alanine ligase yields the protein MFPLPFKQLADIIGGRIFRGPQHETIRGVVYRSGKHLQPGLICFLDPKRFSSSSFLKHKKSSGVVAPFGSERQIPRHHPLITVPNVTKALWRLIRWQREQSRAAVIAITGSAGKTTTKEMLASIAMQKYPTLKTLGNQNTLYSLPSHLFRLNSLHRVVVLEVSPPHLRVQCQYARPHIGIMTNIGEAHIGNFGSLNNLVRSKQQLIQGIHPRGTLIINADDPGTKRLNLQLFQGNIIRIGIDQPADLRATHIRSTNGMQFRVDGIPYFIPTWGKHHVYNALAAIAAARKLGIPAPLIQRGLSRYAVPPGRLQPLPGINGSTLIHDAYNANPSAMIAGLKVLKQIAGSRPAIAVLGNLLELGPYTERGHQRVGHTVARLGISQLITVGSHARTIARAAIMKGMPPERIRSFSNLQAAAVALPKMIVPGSVVYFKASRNVHLDRLVFQLKKRKAARIADAAA from the coding sequence TTGTTTCCCCTCCCTTTCAAACAACTGGCCGATATCATCGGGGGGCGAATCTTCCGGGGTCCCCAACATGAAACCATCCGCGGTGTGGTATACCGGAGCGGTAAACACCTCCAACCGGGATTGATCTGTTTCTTAGACCCGAAACGCTTCAGTTCGTCCTCTTTTTTGAAACACAAAAAAAGTTCAGGTGTAGTGGCACCGTTTGGGAGTGAACGACAGATTCCCCGCCATCATCCGCTGATCACGGTTCCCAATGTCACAAAGGCATTATGGAGACTGATCCGTTGGCAACGAGAGCAATCCCGCGCAGCAGTAATCGCGATCACCGGCAGTGCGGGAAAGACGACGACCAAAGAAATGCTTGCTTCCATCGCCATGCAAAAATATCCCACTCTGAAGACGTTGGGCAATCAAAATACGCTGTATTCGCTCCCTTCCCATCTGTTTCGGCTGAACAGTCTTCACCGCGTCGTTGTTCTGGAAGTAAGCCCTCCACACCTGCGTGTTCAATGCCAATACGCCCGACCCCACATCGGGATTATGACCAATATTGGTGAAGCTCATATCGGAAATTTTGGATCACTGAACAACTTGGTTCGGTCCAAGCAACAATTGATCCAGGGAATCCACCCCAGGGGAACGCTAATCATCAATGCGGATGATCCCGGCACCAAAAGACTCAATCTGCAGCTGTTCCAGGGGAACATCATCCGAATTGGGATCGACCAACCGGCCGATCTTCGCGCCACCCACATCCGATCAACCAACGGCATGCAGTTTCGGGTAGACGGGATTCCCTATTTTATTCCCACCTGGGGCAAACACCACGTCTACAATGCATTGGCTGCCATCGCTGCCGCGCGAAAACTGGGCATCCCCGCCCCGCTCATTCAGCGAGGATTGAGCAGATACGCCGTCCCTCCCGGCAGACTGCAACCGCTACCCGGGATCAACGGCAGCACGCTGATCCATGATGCCTACAATGCCAACCCTTCCGCCATGATTGCGGGGCTAAAGGTATTGAAACAAATAGCCGGGTCACGACCGGCCATCGCCGTCTTGGGAAATTTGCTGGAATTGGGGCCATACACCGAACGCGGCCACCAAAGAGTGGGGCATACGGTCGCGAGACTGGGCATTTCTCAATTGATCACCGTCGGATCCCATGCCCGTACCATCGCACGGGCCGCCATAATGAAGGGCATGCCCCCGGAACGAATCCGCTCATTTTCCAATCTCCAAGCAGCAGCGGTCGCTCTCCCCAAGATGATTGTTCCCGGTTCCGTCGTCTATTTCAAAGCCTCCCGAAATGTACACTTGGATCGGCTCGTTTTTCAACTGAAAAAAAGAAAAGCGGCTCGCATCGCTGATGCAGCCGCTTGA